One genomic window of Medicago truncatula cultivar Jemalong A17 chromosome 1, MtrunA17r5.0-ANR, whole genome shotgun sequence includes the following:
- the LOC25485706 gene encoding 2-oxoglutarate dehydrogenase, mitochondrial — MGWYRAVSGIAQHSIKRNLYRGGSSCYARRTTIVPSTSRNFQTTVFKSKAQAAPAPRPVPLSRLTDNFLDGSSSVYLEELQRAWEADPNNVDESWDNFFRNFVGQASTSPGISGQTIQESMRLLLLVRAYQVNGHMKAKLDPLGLEERKIPDELNLALYGFTEADLDREFFLGVWNMSGFLSENRPVQTLRSILTRLEQAYCGSIGYEYMHIPDRDKCNWLREKIETPAATQFSRERREVIFDRLAWSTLFENFLATKWTSAKRFGLEGGETLIPGMKEMFDRASDLGVESIVMGMAHRGRLNVLGNVVRKPIRRIFCEFSGGGLPVDEVGLYKGTGDVKYHLGTSYDRPTRGGRRIHLSLVANPSHLEAVNPLVVGKTRAKQYYSDDAERMKNMGVLIHGDGSFSGQGVVYETLHLSALPNYTTGGTIHIVFNNQVSFTTDPKSGRSSQYSTDVAKALNAPIFHVNGDDVEAVVRVCELAAEWRQTFHSDVVVDLVCYRRFGHNEIDEPSFTQPKMYKVIRNHPSALEIYQKKLLELGELTKEDIEKIHKKVTSILNDEFLASKDYLPDRRDWLSAYWSGFKSPEQLSRIRNTGVKPEILKNVGKAITVLPENFTPHKAVKRIYEQRAQMIETGEDIDWGFAEALAFATLIVEGNHVRLSGQDVERGTFSHRHAVVHDQTNGEKYCPLDHVIMNQNEEMFTVSNSSLSEFGVLGFELGYSMENPNSLVIWEAQFGDFANGAQVIFDNFLSCGESKWLRQAGLVVLLPHGYDGQGPEHSSGRLERFLQMADDHPYIIPEMDPTLRKQIQECNWQVVNVTTPANFFHVLRRQIHREFRKPLIVMSPKNLLRSKACRSNLSEFDDVQGHPGFDKQGTRFKRLIKDQNKHSNVEEGIRRLILCSGKVYYELDDQRTKVDAKDVAICRVEQLCPFPYDLVQRELKRYPNAEVVWCQEEPMNMGGYTYVLPRLITSMKSLGRGGYDDVKYVGRAPSAATATGFLKVHHKEQTELVEKALQSEPINYPY, encoded by the exons ATGGGATGGTATAGGGCTGTTTCCGGCATAGCACAGCATTCAATTAAGAGAAACCTCTATCGAGGTGGATCCTCATGTTATGCGAGAAGGACCACAATCGTTCCATCAACAAGTAGAAACTTTCAGACAACAGTTTTCAAATCCAAAGCACAAGCTGCACCTGCACCTCGCCCTGTTCCCCTTTCTAGGCTTACCGACAATTTCTTAGATGGGTCGAGCAGTGTCTATTTGGAGGAGCTTCAAAGAGCATGGGAAGCTGATCCAAACAATGTAGACGAGTCTTGGGACAATTTCTTCAGGAACTTTGTGGGCCAGGCTTCCACCTCTCCGGGAATTTCAGGTCAAACAATTCAGGAGAGTATGCGATTGCTGTTATTGGTTAGAGCATACCAGGTTAATGGCCACATGAAAGCCAAGCTAGATCCTTTAGGTCTTGAAGAACGTAAAATCCCCGATGAGTTAAACCTGGCCCTTTATGGGTTCACCGAGGCTGATCTGGATAGAGAATTCTTTTTGGGTGTGTGGAATATGTCTGGATTTTTGTCTGAGAATCGTCCGGTGCAGACCCTTAGGTCTATTTTGACACGGCTCGAGCAAGCTTATTGTGGAAGCATTGGGTATGAGTACATGCATATACCTGACCGTGACAAATGTAATTGGCTAAGGGAGAAGATTGAAACCCCTGCGGCCACACAATTCAGTCGGGAGCGTCGTGAGGTTATTTTTGATAGGCTTGCTTGGAGTACACTTTTTGAAAACTTCTTGGCCACCAAGTGGACATCAGCAAAGAGGTTTGGGCTTGAAGGGGGAGAGACTCTTATTCCtggaatgaaagaaatgttTGACCGAGCATCTGATCTTGGGGTCGAGAGCATAGTTATGGGAATGGCACATAGAGGAAGATTGAATGTTTTGGGTAATGTAGTTCGGAAGCCGATTCGTCGGATATTTTGTGAGTTTAGTGGTGGCGGTCTACCAGTGGATGAAGTCGGGCTCTATAAAGGAACTGGTGATGTTAAATATCACTTGGGAACTTCTTATGATCGACCAACCAGGGGCGGGAGGAGAATACATTTGTCGTTGGTGGCAAATCCTAGTCACTTGGAAGCAGTAAACCCACTTGTTGTTGGAAAAACCCGAGCGAAGCAGTATTATTCAGATGATGCGGAAAGAATGAAAAACATGGGTGTTTTGATTCACGGAGATGGTAGTTTTTCCGGACAAGGCGTAGTTTATGAAACTCTTCATCTTAGTGCTCTTCCAAATTATACTACAGGTGGGACTATACACATCGTGTTCAACAATCAAGTTTCGTTTACAACTGATCCCAAGTCAGGAAGATCTTCGCAATATTCTACTGATGTTGCCAAAGCCTTAAACGCTCCCATATTTCATGTCAATGGTGATGACGTGGAAGCAGTTGTCCGCGTATGTGAACTTGCTGCTGAGTGGCGTCAGACTTTCCATTCAGATGTGGTTGTCGACTTAGTATGTTACCGTCGATTTGGCCATAATGAGATTGATGAACCTTCTTTCACACAGCCTAAAATGTATAAG GTCATCCGAAACCATCCATCAGCTCTTGAGATTTATCAGAAGAAACTTTTGGAATTAGGGGAGTTAACTAAAGAAGACATTGAGAAGATACACAAGAAGGTCACATCAATtctaaatgatgaatttttggcCAGCAAAGATTATCTTCCAGACAGAAGAGATTGGCTTTCAGCATATTGGTCTGGTTTTAAGTCACCTGAGCAGCTTTCACGTATCCGTAACACTGG GGTGAAGCCGgagattttgaaaaatgttggGAAGGCAATCACAGTCTTACCTGAAAACTTTACTCCTCACAAAGCAGTGAAGAGGATTTATGAACAGCGTGCCCAAATGATCGAGACAGGGGAAGATATTGACTGGGGTTTTGCAGAGGCACTTGCCTTCGCCACATTGATAGTTGAAGGTAACCATGTTCGTTTAAGTGGCCAGGACGTTGAAAGAGGAACGTTTAGTCACCGCCATGCTGTAGTTCATGATCAGACAAATGGGGAGAAATATTGCCCCCTTGACCATGTGATAATGAACCAGAACGAAGAGATGTTTACTGTTAGCAATAG CTCACTTTCTGAGTTTGGTGTTCTTGGATTTGAATTGGGGTACTCAATGGAAAATCCTAATTCATTGGTGATCTGGGAGGCACAATTTGGTGATTTTGCGAATGGTGCTCAAGTCATATTTGACAATTTCCTGAGCTGTGGTGAGTCTAAGTGGCTGCGTCAGGCCGGGCTCGTTGTGTTACTTCCACATGGTTATGATGGCCAGGGCCCAGAGCATTCAAGTGGGAGATTGGAACGCTTTCTTCAG ATGGCTGATGACCATCCTTATATTATTCCCGAGATGGATCCTACTCTTCGGAAACAAATTCAGGAATGTAATTGGCAGGTTGTGAATGTTACAACTCCAGCAAATTTTTTCCATGTTTTACGGAGACAG ATACATAGAGAATTCCGTAAACCTCTCATTGTAATGTCCCCTAAGAACCTGCTTCGCAGTAAAGCTTGCAGATCAAATTTATCTGAGTTTGATGACGTCCAAGGACACCCTGGTTTTGACAAACAAGGAACCAGATTTAAGCGCCTcataaaagaccaaaataaGCACTCAAATGTTGAGGAGGGTATTAGGCGTCTAATACTATGTTCTGGAAAG GTTTATTACGAACTTGATGATCAACGAACAAAGGTAGATGCAAAGGATGTTGCAATATGTAGGGTGGAACAACTTTGTCCTTTCCCTTATGACCTTGTCCAACGAGAGCTCAAACGATATCCAA ATGCAGAGGTTGTTTGGTGTCAAGAAGAGCCAATGAACATGGGTGGATACACATACGTTTTACCGCGGCTTATAACTTCCATGAAGTCTTTAGGTAGGGGAGGTTATGATGATGTTAAATATGTCGGTCGTGCTCCCTCTGCAGCCACGGCTACTGGTTTCCTCAAGGTTCACCACAAGGAGCAAACTGAGCTAGTTGAGAAAGCCCTTCAAAGTGAACCGATCAATTATCCTTACTAA
- the LOC25485707 gene encoding zinc finger protein ZAT11, whose protein sequence is MKRERETDHNTNSITMAKYLMLLSGGSDKIFDQVNYSSNFNNRVFECKTCKRQFSSFQALGGHRASHKKPRLMEMTSDGDDHHGSILTSTTKAKTHACSICGLEFGIGQALGGHMRRHRRTESSKANNSNGNMHNFMTTTTTSSSNSGCSTIDNSTNTDSAKRSKGNSKRFLFLDLNFTPLENDLKFLKVGQPTPNLVDRFNSIH, encoded by the coding sequence atgaagagagaaagagaaactgATCATAACACTAATAGCATAACCATGGCTAAATACTTGATGTTACTTTCTGGTGGAAGTGATAAAATATTTGATCAAGTGAATTactcttcaaatttcaacaaccgTGTGTTTGAGTGCAAGACATGTAAAAGACAATTTTCATCGTTTCAAGCGTTGGGAGGACACCGAGCGAGTCACAAGAAACcgaggttgatggagatgactAGTGATGGTGATGATCATCATGgttcaatacttacatcaacgACGAAGGCTAAAACGCATGCATGTTCTATTTGTGGATTAGAATTTGGAATAGGACAAGCTTTGGGTGGTCACATGAGAAGACACAGAAGAACAGAATCATCAAAAGCTAATAACTCAAATGGAAACATGCATAATTTTATGACTACTACAACTACTAGTAGCAGCAATAGTGGTTGCAGTACAATTGATAATAGTACTAATACTGATTCAGCAAAGAGGAGCAAGGGAAACAGCAAGAGATTTTTGTTTCTGGATTTGAATTTTACACCTTTAGAGAATGATTTGAAGTTTTTAAAGGTTGGACAACCAACTCCTAATTTGGTGGATCgtttcaattcaattcattaa